A single window of Malus sylvestris chromosome 5, drMalSylv7.2, whole genome shotgun sequence DNA harbors:
- the LOC126624338 gene encoding G-type lectin S-receptor-like serine/threonine-protein kinase RKS1: MGTNSRIGPTKLLEHIEIEERRHPEWQFFHLRTIIAATNNFSPVQKLGQGGFGTVYKGVLRNNQNIAVKRLSRTSGQGVEEFKNEVALIARLQHRNLVKLLGCCIKGEERMLVLEYLPNKSLDYFLFDHTKKSLLDWQKRFDIINGVARGVLYLHQDSRLRIIHRDLKTSNVLLDAEMNPKISDFGMARIFHGDQLQDTTNRVVGTYGYMSPEYAVFGRFSTKLDVFSFGVILLEIVSGKKNNGFYQADHFVNLIGHVWQLWSEDRALEIVDSSLESYAPDEAMRCIQVGLLCVEEESKNRPSMSAVVFMLSGEASAPSPQQPAFALRRNSCGDATVPLLSNGSCSINDVTITKFEGR, encoded by the exons TTGAGATCGAAGAAAGGAGACATCCCGAATGGCAATTTTTCCATCTGAGAACGATAATTGCAGCTACAAACAACTTCTCTCCAGTCCAAAAACTTGGCCAAGGTGGTTTTGGCACTGTTTATAAG GGTGTGTTACGAAATAATCAGAATATTGCTGTAAAAAGATTATCCAGAACTTCAGGACAAGGAGTTGAAGAATTCAAAAATGAAGTTGCGCTGATAGCGAGACTTCAACACAGGAATCTCGTGAAACTTTTAGGCTGTTGCATAAAGGGAGAAGAAAGGATGTTAGTCCTGGAATACTTGCCGAACAAAAGCTTGGACTACTTTCTTTTCG ATCACACAAAAAAGTCCTTGCTGGATTGGCAAAAGCGATTCGATATCATCAATGGGGTTGCTCGTGGGGTTTTGTATCTTCACCAGGACTCAAGACTTAGGATTATTCACCGGGATCTAAAAACCAGCAATGTCCTTCTAGATGCTGAgatgaacccaaaaatctcaGATTTCGGCATGGCAAGAATCTTCCATGGGGACCAACTCCAGGATACGACCAACAGAGTTGTCGGAACATA TGGATATATGTCACCGGAGTATGCAGTGTTTGGGAGATTTTCGACCAAATTGGATGTTTTTAGTTTTGGGGTCATATTATTGGAGATTGTAAGCGGCAAGAAAAACAACGGTTTCTATCAAGCGGATCATTTCGTAAACTTAATAGGACAT GTTTGGCAGTTGTGGAGTGAAGACAGAGCCTTAGAAATTGTGGATTCGTCATTGGAGTCATACGCGCCCGACGAAGCCATGAGATGCATTCAGGTCGGGCTCTTGTGTGTCGAAGAAGAGTCGAAGAACAGACCATCCATGTCAGCTGTTGTTTTTATGTTGAGCGGCGAAGCATCTGCTCCATCTCCTCAGCAGCCCGCATTTGCCTTGAGAAGAAATTCATGCGGTGATGCTACAGTTCCATTACTTTCCAATGGATCGTGTTCTATCAACGACGTGACAATAACTAAATTCGAAGGTCGATAA